Proteins encoded together in one Armatimonadota bacterium window:
- a CDS encoding TolC family protein encodes MKPIALFACAAVVLTAAQAQEQTLQLSQALAFARANRPSVQAAQLRLTSARLSRRGLGAYPATRLFIGYQNNLALDGTEADLAIAQPIDLFGRTAASKATGDAEILRAQAELQAVLALLQADVIDEFSEAAAARALAQNAAQIQEIAQRLYDSIRTLVDEGKLPGVQLMRVGIELDRAKLANGQRNAELQASLQRLSGLVGMAMSVEAFAELSVNVIDPARLPGQRADLLLLASEIRAAEAETRVAKLGAAPELEIQGRRSPWQERDQQYGLRIQLGFPINDFGKSRAETAAARTKAEAARKALADATRIAESELAAARTNLSAAQEQIQRYQAIVQNARALVEKSRIGFTEKAITLVELLESTRALRETEEGLVESKLRLAKAQSAYLKASGQLLEVPK; translated from the coding sequence TTGAAACCCATAGCGCTTTTCGCCTGCGCGGCTGTCGTCCTAACGGCCGCTCAGGCGCAGGAACAAACTCTTCAGCTTTCCCAAGCCCTCGCCTTTGCACGAGCAAACCGTCCGAGCGTGCAGGCCGCGCAGCTACGCCTGACAAGCGCTCGACTGTCGCGGCGCGGACTTGGCGCCTATCCCGCGACCCGGCTATTCATCGGCTATCAGAATAACCTCGCCCTCGATGGCACCGAGGCCGATCTTGCGATCGCGCAGCCGATCGATCTTTTCGGAAGGACCGCTGCTTCGAAAGCGACCGGCGACGCCGAGATCCTTCGGGCTCAGGCTGAACTACAGGCAGTCCTTGCGCTCTTACAGGCCGACGTGATCGACGAATTCAGCGAAGCCGCAGCCGCAAGGGCGCTTGCACAGAACGCGGCCCAGATCCAGGAGATCGCTCAACGACTCTATGACTCCATCCGCACTCTGGTCGACGAGGGCAAGCTACCGGGTGTTCAATTGATGCGAGTCGGGATCGAACTTGACCGTGCCAAGCTTGCCAACGGTCAGCGAAACGCAGAGCTACAAGCCAGCCTTCAGCGACTTAGCGGCCTGGTGGGCATGGCAATGTCAGTTGAAGCGTTTGCCGAGCTTTCAGTAAATGTCATTGATCCTGCCCGGCTTCCGGGACAAAGGGCCGACCTACTTTTGCTCGCTTCAGAAATCCGCGCGGCAGAAGCAGAGACCCGCGTGGCCAAACTTGGCGCCGCTCCAGAACTGGAGATTCAGGGCCGGCGCTCCCCATGGCAAGAGCGTGATCAGCAATACGGATTGCGGATTCAGCTGGGATTCCCCATCAATGATTTCGGAAAGTCCCGCGCTGAAACGGCCGCCGCGCGGACCAAGGCAGAAGCAGCGAGAAAGGCGCTGGCGGATGCGACACGAATCGCCGAGTCCGAGCTTGCCGCCGCAAGGACCAATCTGTCCGCGGCACAAGAGCAGATTCAGAGATATCAGGCCATCGTCCAGAACGCACGCGCCCTTGTCGAGAAGTCAAGAATCGGCTTCACCGAGAAAGCAATAACGCTGGTGGAGCTTCTGGAAAGCACGCGAGCGCTTCGAGAGACCGAGGAGGGCCTGGTGGAGTCCAAGCTTCGACTTGCGAAGGCCCAATCCGCCTATTTGAAGGCCAGTGGCCAGCTTTTGGAGGTGCCCAAGTGA
- a CDS encoding efflux RND transporter periplasmic adaptor subunit, with protein MRRSAIPSFVLAMALLIAGCGKQSPPPETPHVEAEHKEAAHTGDIVLSSEAAKTAGVQLEEARNMPMQGELKVPGVVTNSSQGKAVVTPPVAGKVTQMLIGVGDRVKAGQPIAIMQSSDLAQASAGIIEAQRDLETSQAAVREAAAELELSKGQLKTAQASLDRQKQFASAGAFSQPALQQAQKDLNEAETELEGAIQEHVVHEAQLERAERLFKQELISRSELEEARLEVQKDRLRQERAKRQIEIAKATFEREKSIAQRNLMNSREIQTAEAEVRAASLGLEQSRIKHRSAVASERGARQGLLAAKVSYTALSGSGRASGGAVTVLAPIGGIVTDREATLGQALERTSEICHIENLRSVWVTASVSERDIGKVTNGASVQVAVKAFPGRIFAGVVQVVGSRLDKKARTMPVQVLVDNADGSLRADMFATVFLGVGQSDVVLAVRRSAIVEDGDHRLLYVAEEGGKYEEKVVELGRTKGEYVEVLSGLAAGANVVVKGGFILKSEKIKSELKGHED; from the coding sequence GTGAGAAGGTCAGCAATACCGTCGTTTGTCCTCGCCATGGCCTTGCTCATCGCTGGGTGCGGCAAGCAAAGCCCGCCGCCAGAAACCCCGCATGTCGAGGCCGAGCATAAGGAGGCCGCACATACCGGAGATATCGTCCTCTCTTCGGAAGCTGCCAAGACAGCCGGCGTCCAGCTGGAAGAGGCTCGCAACATGCCCATGCAGGGCGAGCTGAAGGTCCCAGGCGTTGTCACGAATTCCTCTCAGGGAAAGGCAGTGGTTACGCCGCCGGTCGCGGGCAAAGTCACCCAGATGCTCATCGGCGTCGGGGATCGCGTAAAGGCGGGCCAGCCGATCGCGATCATGCAGTCTTCCGACTTGGCGCAGGCATCGGCGGGGATCATTGAAGCTCAGCGCGACCTCGAAACTTCACAGGCGGCAGTGCGAGAAGCCGCCGCCGAACTGGAACTCTCAAAGGGCCAGCTTAAGACCGCCCAGGCATCGTTGGATCGTCAAAAACAGTTTGCCAGCGCGGGCGCCTTTAGCCAGCCTGCGCTTCAACAGGCCCAAAAGGACCTCAATGAAGCTGAAACGGAGCTGGAGGGGGCCATCCAGGAGCATGTCGTGCACGAGGCTCAACTTGAGAGAGCGGAGCGGCTGTTCAAACAGGAGCTCATTTCTCGGAGCGAGTTGGAAGAAGCAAGGCTCGAAGTCCAAAAGGACCGGCTGCGACAGGAAAGGGCCAAGCGCCAGATCGAGATCGCCAAGGCGACCTTCGAGCGCGAAAAGTCCATTGCTCAGCGTAACCTGATGAACTCCAGGGAGATTCAAACCGCAGAGGCCGAGGTACGCGCTGCAAGCCTGGGCCTCGAACAATCGAGGATCAAGCACCGTTCCGCTGTGGCTTCAGAGCGAGGGGCCCGGCAGGGCCTCTTGGCGGCGAAGGTCAGTTATACAGCCCTTTCCGGAAGCGGGCGCGCGTCAGGCGGCGCGGTAACCGTTCTCGCACCCATCGGCGGCATCGTCACGGACCGCGAGGCGACCCTTGGACAGGCCTTGGAGCGCACCTCCGAGATCTGCCACATCGAAAACCTGAGGTCGGTTTGGGTCACGGCCAGTGTCTCTGAAAGGGACATTGGCAAGGTCACGAACGGAGCTTCGGTGCAGGTGGCGGTGAAGGCATTTCCGGGCCGCATCTTCGCCGGGGTTGTCCAAGTCGTGGGAAGCCGCCTCGACAAGAAGGCTCGGACCATGCCGGTGCAAGTCCTGGTGGACAACGCGGACGGCTCGCTCCGAGCGGACATGTTCGCCACCGTCTTTCTGGGCGTTGGCCAAAGCGACGTGGTGCTGGCGGTCCGCCGCAGCGCCATCGTCGAGGACGGCGACCACAGGCTGCTTTACGTCGCGGAAGAGGGCGGCAAGTACGAGGAGAAGGTCGTCGAGCTTGGCCGGACGAAAGGCGAATACGTCGAGGTGCTGAGCGGCCTCGCGGCAGGGGCCAATGTCGTCGTCAAGGGCGGGTTCATCTTGAAGAGCGAGAAGATCAAGAGCGAACTCAAGGGGCACGAAGACTGA
- a CDS encoding efflux RND transporter permease subunit has translation MLDKLLHFSLTQRLLVIMGAIALAIWGGVSWTRLNLDAVPDITTNQVQINTETGGMGPEEVERLVTFPIETAMGGLPGVEGVRSLSQYGLSQVTVTFGDSVDIFFARQLVNERLGNVREVLPTSIEAPQMGPVSTGLGDIYMFAVESDKRDMKELRSIMDWQISPQVRTVPGVAEVNVADGNVKQYQVVADPMRLLAHGLGVHDLIEALQNNNQNAGGGVVDSGGERVLIRSVGMATKSADIENIPIATEEGTPVLVRDVADIEMGAPVLTGISSKDGKEALIAIAMMLKGANGRTVAEAVGKRIREVQAQLPEDVKLTPVYNRSVLVNKTIGTVQKNLLEGGALVIIVLLVLLGNLRGALLAALVIPLSMLFGFSLMTSYGVSGNLMSLGAIDFGLIVDGAVFMIENMVRRLAERRAHEGRTLSKEEVRQSVLEASREVAKPTLTALAIITVVYIPILALEGTEGKMFKPMAWTVAFCLIGALLFTLTLVPALASLVLSGDTREKHNPVMGFFSKLYSPTLGFALRFKALVVGASVLVLVAAGLVFTRLGSEFIPRLDEGDLVVQPLRARTVNAEETSRLVTAAERKVMEVPEVVTVFSRSGTPEVASDPMPLSITDSYVILKERRQWRAGMTKDMIREEIEKKVSEVPGQGYNFSQPIELRFNELISGVKADIGIKVFGEDLDILKQKADEIAAVVRALPGAADVEVEQVEPIPVLQFDIDREAIARYGVSIHEIQELVSSALGGEEIGQIVEGDKRFGMVVRLPEDIRNDAEAIASLPVKASNGESVPLSSLAHIDNKPAPAQISRESGKRRVVVQMNVRGTDMGTFVAQAQQAIQSKVKLPEGYYVTWGGQFENLQKASQRLMIVVPAALALIFMILFMTFGSIKQTLLIYTGVPLAVTGGVFALAMRGLPFSISAGVGFIALSGVAVLNGVVMVSAINRLREEHGLSVAEAVRQGAMEKLRPVLMTAMVAALGFVPMAINTDIGAEVQRPLATVVIGGIASATLLTLLVLPVLYTWFERARPAPVIVTPEGQEMPQEKEIIE, from the coding sequence ATGCTTGACAAACTGCTTCACTTCAGCCTTACCCAGCGGCTGCTCGTCATCATGGGCGCGATTGCGCTTGCTATCTGGGGCGGGGTCTCTTGGACGCGGCTCAATCTCGATGCCGTGCCGGACATCACCACCAACCAGGTTCAGATCAACACGGAAACGGGCGGTATGGGACCCGAGGAGGTCGAGCGCCTCGTCACCTTCCCCATCGAGACGGCGATGGGCGGGCTGCCGGGCGTGGAGGGAGTGCGGTCCCTAAGCCAATATGGCCTTTCCCAGGTGACGGTCACCTTTGGCGACAGTGTGGATATCTTCTTCGCTCGCCAACTCGTAAACGAACGGCTTGGCAACGTGCGAGAGGTGCTTCCAACGAGCATTGAAGCGCCCCAAATGGGACCTGTTTCTACGGGACTCGGGGACATTTACATGTTTGCGGTCGAAAGCGACAAGCGTGACATGAAAGAGCTTCGCTCGATCATGGACTGGCAGATTTCTCCTCAGGTCCGAACCGTCCCCGGCGTAGCCGAAGTCAACGTGGCCGATGGGAACGTCAAGCAATATCAGGTCGTTGCCGACCCCATGCGGTTGCTGGCCCACGGGCTGGGAGTTCATGACCTGATCGAGGCTCTTCAGAACAACAACCAGAATGCAGGCGGCGGCGTGGTGGACAGCGGCGGCGAGAGGGTGCTTATCCGCTCGGTTGGAATGGCAACTAAGTCCGCTGACATTGAGAACATCCCCATCGCGACCGAGGAGGGCACGCCGGTTCTCGTGAGGGACGTGGCCGACATCGAGATGGGAGCGCCCGTTCTCACCGGTATCTCATCCAAAGACGGCAAGGAAGCGCTCATCGCCATCGCCATGATGCTCAAGGGTGCGAACGGTCGGACGGTCGCTGAAGCGGTCGGAAAGCGCATAAGAGAAGTGCAGGCGCAGCTTCCCGAGGACGTGAAGCTCACCCCTGTCTACAACCGCTCCGTACTGGTGAACAAGACTATCGGTACCGTCCAGAAGAACCTCCTGGAAGGCGGCGCTCTCGTCATCATCGTCCTTCTCGTGCTTCTCGGCAATTTGCGAGGCGCGTTGCTAGCGGCTCTAGTGATTCCGCTGTCCATGCTCTTCGGGTTCTCCTTGATGACCAGCTACGGCGTATCCGGAAACCTCATGAGCCTCGGAGCAATCGACTTCGGTCTGATCGTGGACGGAGCCGTGTTCATGATCGAGAACATGGTGCGGCGGCTTGCGGAACGCCGCGCACACGAGGGTCGGACCCTCTCGAAAGAGGAGGTTCGACAATCCGTCCTCGAGGCCTCGCGAGAGGTTGCCAAGCCCACGCTGACTGCCCTGGCGATCATCACCGTCGTCTACATCCCGATTCTTGCCTTGGAAGGAACGGAAGGCAAGATGTTCAAGCCGATGGCCTGGACCGTCGCGTTTTGTCTCATCGGAGCGCTTCTCTTCACTCTCACCTTGGTCCCCGCGTTGGCGAGCTTGGTTCTATCCGGTGACACCCGAGAAAAGCACAATCCGGTGATGGGCTTCTTCAGCAAGCTCTACTCGCCGACGCTTGGCTTTGCCTTGAGGTTCAAGGCGCTGGTCGTTGGAGCGTCGGTGTTGGTTCTCGTGGCGGCCGGGCTCGTCTTCACCCGTCTTGGTTCCGAGTTCATTCCCAGGCTTGACGAAGGGGACCTGGTCGTTCAGCCCCTTCGAGCACGCACAGTTAATGCCGAGGAGACCAGTCGGCTCGTGACTGCCGCTGAGAGAAAGGTGATGGAAGTGCCCGAAGTGGTAACAGTCTTTTCTCGAAGCGGAACGCCCGAGGTTGCCTCAGATCCGATGCCTCTGAGCATCACCGACTCCTACGTGATCCTGAAGGAGCGCCGCCAATGGCGCGCGGGCATGACGAAGGACATGATACGCGAAGAGATCGAGAAGAAAGTCAGCGAAGTTCCTGGACAGGGCTACAACTTCTCCCAGCCGATCGAGCTCCGGTTCAACGAGCTGATCTCGGGTGTCAAGGCCGACATCGGGATCAAGGTTTTCGGCGAAGACCTCGACATCCTCAAGCAGAAGGCAGACGAGATTGCGGCCGTCGTGCGGGCGCTCCCCGGTGCGGCGGACGTGGAAGTTGAGCAGGTCGAGCCGATACCCGTTCTCCAATTCGATATCGACCGGGAGGCCATCGCGCGCTATGGCGTGAGCATCCACGAGATCCAGGAACTGGTCAGCTCGGCCTTAGGTGGAGAGGAGATCGGCCAGATTGTCGAAGGTGACAAGCGGTTTGGCATGGTCGTCCGGCTTCCCGAAGACATCCGCAACGACGCGGAGGCGATTGCCAGCTTGCCCGTGAAGGCGAGCAACGGGGAGAGCGTGCCTCTGTCGTCATTGGCCCACATCGACAACAAGCCTGCACCCGCGCAGATCAGTCGAGAATCGGGCAAGCGCCGTGTAGTGGTGCAGATGAACGTCCGCGGCACCGACATGGGCACGTTTGTAGCCCAGGCGCAGCAGGCGATCCAGAGCAAGGTCAAGCTCCCCGAAGGATACTACGTCACCTGGGGCGGCCAGTTCGAGAACCTGCAGAAGGCGAGCCAACGGCTCATGATCGTCGTGCCCGCCGCGCTGGCACTCATCTTCATGATTCTATTCATGACCTTCGGCTCCATCAAGCAGACGCTGCTCATCTACACGGGTGTACCTCTCGCGGTCACCGGAGGCGTGTTCGCCCTGGCGATGCGCGGCTTGCCGTTCTCCATTTCGGCCGGTGTCGGGTTCATCGCGCTCTCGGGCGTTGCCGTGCTCAACGGCGTCGTCATGGTCTCAGCGATCAACCGGCTCCGGGAGGAACACGGACTGTCGGTTGCAGAAGCCGTGCGCCAAGGGGCCATGGAAAAGCTTCGGCCCGTGCTCATGACGGCAATGGTGGCCGCCCTGGGCTTCGTTCCCATGGCGATCAACACCGACATTGGCGCGGAAGTCCAGCGGCCGTTGGCCACCGTCGTGATCGGCGGCATCGCCTCGGCCACGCTGCTGACGCTCCTCGTTCTGCCGGTACTCTACACGTGGTTCGAGCGCGCCCGGCCCGCGCCCGTCATCGTCACCCCCGAGGGCCAGGAAATGCCCCAGGAGAAGGAGATCATCGAATGA
- a CDS encoding P-II family nitrogen regulator, protein MKEVKAVIRPHKLDDVLNALHKIGRLPAVVSSQATTTNVGAEFYESEPMAKIELMVPDDQVEAVIGLIAQAAHTGNAGDGRIFIIPIEDSIVIRTGERGEAAR, encoded by the coding sequence ATGAAGGAAGTCAAAGCGGTCATCCGGCCGCACAAGCTGGACGATGTGCTGAACGCCCTGCACAAGATCGGGCGCCTGCCGGCGGTAGTCAGCTCCCAGGCCACCACGACCAACGTCGGCGCGGAGTTCTACGAGTCAGAGCCGATGGCCAAGATCGAGCTCATGGTCCCGGACGATCAGGTCGAGGCGGTGATCGGCCTGATCGCCCAGGCCGCGCACACCGGCAACGCGGGCGACGGGCGCATCTTCATCATTCCGATCGAAGACAGCATCGTCATCCGCACCGGCGAGCGAGGGGAAGCAGCCAGGTGA